GTCCGAGGATgaaccccgccccgcagcccgtcttcgacgtagttcggtgagtaGTTCCcatgcatcgggatcgtctcatgaacaaaactcggttcccgcatatgtttccgctccagctcccgctgcccctcCAGCTGCTgttcaacaggatccgggggtcatgccagttgaactattggttcaacaaccaggtcgagagcatctcccggttctccaacccaacccacgacgaggacatagcacttggttagtattttttttatttgtagcattatgtttttttccattaattaacttgctaacttgtatttttttttaaaggttcaccaagtcgaaaaatggcattagcaggagcatcaaccagatgatgtactccatgctccgttttggatattcaaagtggagtgtgatcccttccgacgaacgagagttgtggtttcgtcagtttgcggtatagtaactcttcattttttttaagtttttacattttttttaaatatatttacttattaaattatgtttgttttgtagcaaaaattcaactggcactccgatctcacagaaacagtccgtaagaaattcaacaaaaaggccatggactcttcaaaggtgtcgttgatttggtggaagctgaaatagcatctcaatctcagcctctctctgatgacggcgattctacgggagcttcaaccaacttgtctctattgcaaataaatgagatggttgaaaaggtaattttttttattaatatattttttttataatgtcgattactaacttgtccctatttactaactttgaatatttttgtaggcggttcctaaaaggaaaggatgCCATTTAGTTAggttggcccgccgtgcttcttcgtatccggcatcttcttcgcaagctccgtatgccgatcccatgattctcgaggagctacatgacaaagatgaacggattggggcattggaggagcagaacaccactatcctttctgagaatgccactatccgttcggagaatgccactatccttgctgagttggcatcccagaagaagttcaacaccgagataatgcagaagctagatcgtttgatttCTTCgagtttttcttagtttttttctgctttttaaaactttctgaatgtttttttttctatttcggtttgtatgaattttaaactttctgaatgtttttttctatttcggtttgtatgaatttaaattctataatattattagttttaaatttcaattttttttttatttattaattaatttttaatataaaaaaatatataaaaatgcaaaattaattcgtttttaaaatttgtatattccgacgaattctgggcgtcggaatataccaacGGACAACGGTTCCTCGGACAATACCGACGGAGAGCATTCCTCGAAAAATACTGACGAAccaatgtccgtcggtatattctgacACCCAGAattcgtcggtatataccgaggaatccactccgtcggaattgtccgaggaacgttctccgtcggtatatagtttttccgatgaactctggtctcgtgtgtccgcatcgtaatatcgtcggaagttcgtcagaattatgtttctcggtattcgtcagaaattcgtcggaagttatgacgaaattccgacgaattttttttttccgacaaaacgataccgacggattagttcgtcagaaattcgtcggaatcggtctattccgacgaatttctgacgatttcggccatcagaatccccatgttttcttgtagtgatcccATTAAAACACTAACGGCTGAGATTTTACATCTCAGATCTGGATAAGATATGTACTGCCATTTAACCACAACCATCCGATTAAACTCCCTTCCTCATTTTTTTGACGGTCCAGATTAAATTCAATGATAAACTTTcttcgcccccccccccccccccccccccccccccacattTTTGAGTTTTATTCTTGTCTGTTATGTTCATCAGGTTAGGATAATCTTTGCTAATCATCCATCGAAATCCAGGAACCCGAGATTCAACTCTGATTATCGAATCTAAACCGAGGTTTGCTATCTAATCTTTGTTTAACGACTTCTTTTACTGCAATTTTCTGAAAGTCTCTTTGTTTAACATCTATGTTTCACTTTTTAGGTTTATCTATGGCGGACTAGTGTATGGTTATCGCCGGTGAATGGAAAACTTCCGACAATGGCAGCTGGACATTCGCTATCGACAAACATTATATGTCCAAGATCGTCCCCCTTTCTCCCATGATGACCTTGCTTGAACTGCAAAGCAATGTGTTGAAGGAGTTTTATCCCAACACTGAAGCGCCCCCATCCGCTGCACTGAGCTATCGGCCGCCTAACACTAAGGAACTTGCCACCGGAATCTCAACACCACCTGTCATGCTCACGCACGATGGGTGTGTCTTGTATTTTTTACAGTCATTTTGAAGCACACAAGGGAATGAATCTGTTTGTTATCCTCAACATACACCCGTAACCAAATCATATGAGCCAAGTAGCTGAGAACCTTTTCCCCTTCACAACCCCTAACCAACCTATCCAAAAAACCAACAACCTTTTCAACCGTTTCATTGGTCCCTCCCAACCATCTACATTCGCCTTTAAAATTCCTGGTTTTTCTCTTTTTGATGACGAAGATTTCCTGGAAGAGAACCCTATACCACCTTCCAACACAATCGCTCCATCAAATATTCACTGTTTCTCACTTATCGATGAAACGATTTCATGTGCCGACGAGATGTTAGAGGAGATGTTCAAAAAAGACCCAGGTAACATTGCTGACAGTTGCAAGACtgaggaggaagaggaaaaCGGTTCAGAGACCGAACTGCCTCTTGGCTTTGAAGATGTACAACCACGTGGGTATGACCATGACTTTTGGGACACTTTGATTGACAAAGACCTTGGCGGTTCTGATGTACCTGAAGTGATGGCTGGTATCCATGTACCAAAAACTGCTCCACACATCATTCATTGCACCAGCAGTGACGCATTTGACCACACTGTGTTAGTATTTGGACAACCGTCCGCGCAGTGGAAGTCTGAACCTAAAGATACTGGTGTACACAGTTTCCCACATGTACAACCCAATCCGATGTGCACGAGTACACCGAGATCAGCACCTGACTCAGGCGTACATCATAACAAAGGCCCACATGTACAATACCCCTCCTCATCCAGATGTACGCCGGGTTCAGCCTCCAAAAAAGGCGTCCACCAGAGAGGTCCACATGTACAACAAAATTCCTCGTCCAGACGTACACCTCCCCTTGCTTCCACCAACTCTCCCCAACCTCCCCCTCCCCTCACTCCTCCAGTACGCGAGACGAGGTCACTCTCAGACATCGCTGATGAGGAATTTGACACACCACCACTCTTCGATGACCTTTCATATGAAGCTGAAGACGTACCCGACTTGAATCTCGATGAAACTAACGAGGAAACATTTGTTAGGAAACTTTATGCAACCCAGCATGACTGTCAAATTGGCCTAGCTATCTACGCTATCAAGCATCAGTTTCATTTCAGGCAATCCCGCACCACCATGCATTCTTTCGTTTTGAGTTGTCATGATACTCATTGCGATTGGCGCATCCTAGCAAAGAAGCTTACAAATTGCGGTTACTACACTATCAAAAAAACCCAACTTCATCATTCCTTCACTATCAATACCCGCAACCTTTATAAGAAAAATGCCACATCCAAAATTATTGCACATGTTTACTGCACATGTTTACCGTTCCCGTTACAGCGAACTTACCTATAGACCTAAATCAATGCAGCTTAGCTTGTTTTGGAAGATCTTCGCATCTCTGCTTCATATATGAAATGCCACAGGGCAAAAGAGCAAACTATAGATGAGACTGTTGGCAACACTGAGGATTCGTTTGTCAATCTGGAGTCCTACTTTGAGCCGTTGAAAACTACCAATCCCGAAACTGTAACTGCTATAGAAACTGAGCTTGATATTGAAGGTCATACCCGCTTCCTCTTCGCCTTCCTGTTTTTGGTGCTTCAATTCACGGTTTCCGTCGTCTTCGCCCTGTTCTTATTATTGATGGGACACATCTATCGTGTTAATAACTCTAAAATTATTTCAGGTCCACATCTTCCTTTTCACTGTCCAGTTACAGTACACTCTCATTTAGTGTCTGAAACCATATTTCATCTTAGCCGCTCCACATGTCTATAACACAATTCCTACATCaactttattttaattgattcaAAGTCCCAAAACGGACGCGGCACATGCCACCATGATGCCAATAAACAAACTCGCTAAGTTCAAGGAAACACCTCCAAAGTAGAAACTAGAATATCATTAAGACCCAAGTGTGGCGAGAGGGGAAACAAACCAAGCCTACGAATAAATTAAAAGAGAGCTTCTTTCTACGGCTCACGAGACCATTTTGTATAAGTTAGAGTTTGTTATTATATACATCCCGCAAGCCAACGCCATCAGGAAACTTCCACATCAATACCTAGCTGAACCAACCCTGCATTCACATTTCCCTTGTCacgcttctatatatatatatatatatatcaaagctCACAAGAGAGATACATAACAAGATTGCTTTGTAAGTTCATCAAACCTTGATAACAATGGCCTCGACTTGTCACTGGACTTAGTTATACCAATAATCTTCACCGTGGTTACTCCTCCCTCCTCTGTGCCATTGCTTTCAAGCAGTTCTTCAGCAAAGTTTTTCAGCCCCTGAAAACGATTAAACGAAATATAGTCAATCAGCAAAGAAGAAGTTTCCCTTTTAACTCGTTTAGTTTTAAGTGGTTTCAAGCTGATGTGACTTTTACAAATAAGAAAAGACCACCTTGGTTTCAACATCTGCCAGCATATTACGAGCTTTCTGGTTCACAGGAAGTTGAAGCTGCTCCTGTAAGATTAAATTTTGCATGTGAAAGTTAAATACAAAAGAAGATATCAGGAATATTTTAATAACCCAAAATAAGAGAGGTATAATTCGATTTAAGAGAAGCGTGTACCATGTCAGGCAGTTTTGTGCTCTTGCCTCCAAAATAGTTATACAAGTGTAGCATGCACACATTTGTAACATCCTGCCACCAGAAAACAAACAGAAACCATGATTATTTGATTTTCAGGTAAATGATGCTGCTAATTAGACTTCATGTGGTGGGTCACAGCTGAAAGAGGGTGGAACACAAAAGATATATGTACCTGCTTGTATTCCAGTGTGTCCAACTTCCCATCCTGCGAAAAAGTAATAATTAGGGGAGATACTGAAAGGAAAGAAATGCTTGAAAGGAGAATTTTGATTGCTGATCTGATCTCAGAGACTAAATGAATGATCTTCAGCCTTGCTCATATATATATGCCTTCAAacataatgaaatttaaaaaactcACCAGTCCACTAATCAAATTATTCAATGACGCCAAATCAATCTCAAGTGAGTTGATATCCTCACGAGCCAAGGCGACCTGTTCAgcattaaccaaaaaaaaaaaaacacagttcATTGGTCAAAGACTGTTCAACACTGTACAGATACATAACAACGAAAGTTAATCACTCTAGTCTTAGGAACTACAATCGTAATCCACACCTCTTTCTTGACTCCCTTGGAGAGATCAATCTGCTTTTCTACCTTATCATCCATACTCTGAATCTTTTGCGTTAAATGCCTTTTAGCAGCCTGAAAAACCAAACGATCATGGATCCCACTTTATGTCTACAGCTTCATGAATCACcagtaagtaaaaaaaaaactaaccgcGAGGGTCACGGAAACTTGCTCCAGATTCTTGGTCAAGTTAGCCACGGCAGTAGCCATGTTGGCTTTAGTCACGTACATAAGGTCAGTAAACGAGAGTCCCTAACCAATGAACAAAACAAAGACATTTTCTACTTCccccttttaaaaaaattgcttACAAGAATGAAACCTAACATGATTCATCTCACCTTCCACCACATGTAACCATATCCTAAGACTCCCAATACCGCAGCAGGAACAACAAGAGCTTGTAAGTTTGCTGctcacacaaacacacacacaaaggaGAAACAAACGTGATGAGCAAGAAACACTAAAAGCTTTCCTGATACAAATACTTCGGAACAAATACAATACCACCAGAAACTCCATCCATGACCGTTATCTGCCGCGCTGAAGCTAACTGCCTAACCTCCATGGCCAATCTACGAACCTTCAAATCATCACCAATCAACAAGATTCCTCTCACCAATAAGCCTAAATCAAAAACAGGAGCTAGCAAAGTACCTGGGAAGCTACGGCGTCGGAATCATCATAATCTCCCTCGGATCTCTCCATACCTTTCACCAGAGACTATCGAAACAACAATAAGTCAAATTTTTCCAAGGAGAGTAAAAGGAAATAAGCTCAGAGTACCTGCAGTTCACCCAATATATCCGATAATTTGCCGTTCTTCATCATGATCGTACCAGTATAGCCTTGTTATTCCGAATCACACATTTAGTGGTAGTGAGGAAGGTAACATTGAAGAGAGAAAAGCGAGTGAAAATACCTGCTCCGGCTAAGATTATGATCCTCGATAAGCCAACTCCGGCTTGCATCGCCATTGCTCCGACTGTTTTACTCCGACGCCGCCGCAGCTTTCCGTCTGATCTCGAATAAATATATGTAGGTATTACAGTACTATTAAGATATTCCTTTTCGAGTTTACTTGTGAAAACGTCGTCGTCTCTAGGTCAATTTGAAATAAGACGGAAGAATGGTTCAACCGGTCGGTCCAGCTTTCAAAATGCTAATATATTAACAACGTAATTCTATCATTTATAGATCTTGAAATTATAGTAGATATTAATTACATTgttatttatttgaattttgagttaacattttaaataaaattacaaaccaaaataaataaaaaatattaagttgaAAATCTATCTgataaaactgaaaaaagaatcaaaaatgGTTGAGAAAatactacatatatatagtctaATGATCTTTGATGATAAgcttattaaataattaaagtaaCGATGGCTTAAATATGGTTATGGGAGCTCAAGAACGTGACCATCTATCCATTTTACTCCTCATAATCCTCCTCTTCTTGTTAGCCTTGTTCTTCGAAGCTACCTTCAGTTTCCTCTTTGCGTTTCTCTCAGGGTTCACCACCGCCATTTCCTTCTCTTCTCGCCTCCTCTTCTGCCTTTTCACTTCCAAACTCTTTTTGATTTCGCTGTAAACTTTCACAAGCATCTGAACGCCTCAGCTCCTGTCTCTTATACTGTCTCTCACCTCTTCAGCTAGCTGTTCCAACTCGTCTGTGATGGCTTTCCCTGTAAACCCTTGGCAAACTTTGTATAAAGGAAGCAGAATCCTGAAGGCGTATAGGCGACACTCTTCCTGATTCAAGTTTGAGGCACACTCTTTATAGACGTTGAACACTATTCTCATCTGATGAGAGTCCACATCAAACGCAA
This region of Brassica napus cultivar Da-Ae chromosome C5, Da-Ae, whole genome shotgun sequence genomic DNA includes:
- the LOC106367517 gene encoding uncharacterized protein LOC106367517; this encodes MAMQAGVGLSRIIILAGAGYTGTIMMKNGKLSDILGELQSLVKGMERSEGDYDDSDAVASQVRRLAMEVRQLASARQITVMDGVSGANLQALVVPAAVLGVLGYGYMWWKGLSFTDLMYVTKANMATAVANLTKNLEQVSVTLAAAKRHLTQKIQSMDDKVEKQIDLSKGVKKEVALAREDINSLEIDLASLNNLISGLDGKLDTLEYKQDVTNVCMLHLYNYFGGKSTKLPDMEQLQLPVNQKARNMLADVETKGLKNFAEELLESNGTEEGGVTTVKIIGITKSSDKSRPLLSRVGSARY